A genomic window from Scyliorhinus canicula unplaced genomic scaffold, sScyCan1.1, whole genome shotgun sequence includes:
- the LOC119961048 gene encoding histone H1-like: protein MSDSAAAEAAPPAAAPVKAVKKQKKAVLRKKPEGPGLAELIHKIVADSCDRKGVSLQAIKKQLRSKGVDVDKRGSQIKQSVKRSVDNGSLAQVKGTGASGSFKIVQKTSGGKVIKTGVAKKPAAKKPSVNTPAAKKSPKKAAAKKSPKKPAPKKAAAKKTPKKPAAMKAAAPKKRAKKAAPKKSSPVKKTTGGIKQTKSRVKPKVKSLKAKKPAKK, encoded by the coding sequence ATGAGCGATAGTGCAGCCGCCGAAGCGGCTCCTCCAGCCGCCGCCCCAGTCAAGGCTGTCAAGAAGCAGAAGAAGGCGGTTCTCCGGAAGAAACCAGAAGGTCCCGGGCTGGCCGAGCTGATCCACAAGATTGTGGCGGATAGCTGCGATCGCAAGGGGGTTTCCTTACAGGCCATAAAGAAGCAGCTGCGGAGCAAAGGGGTCGATGTGGATAAACGAGGGTCCCAGATCAAGCAAAGTGTCAAGAGGAGTGTGGACAACGGCAGCTTGGCTCAGGTCAAGGGCACGGGCGCCTCCGGCTCCTTCAAGATCGTTCAGAAGACATCCGGGGGGAAAGTGATAAAGACCGGAGTAGCCAAGAAACCAGCAGCCAAGAAACCTTCAGTGAATACACCAGCAGCCAAGAAATCTCCCAAGAAAGCAGCAGCCAAGAAATCTCCCAAGAAACCAGCACCCAAGAAAGCAGCAGCCAAGAAAACTCCCAAGAAACCAGCAGCCATGAAGGCGGCAGCTCCCAAAAAGAGGGCGAAGAAAGCAGCTCCGAAGAAAAGTTCTCCTGTGAAAAAGACCACGGGCGGAATAAAGCAGACCAAATCGAGGGTCAAGCCAAAAGTGAAATCATTAAAGGCTAAGAAACCAGCAAAGAAGTGA
- the LOC119961049 gene encoding histone H3, with protein sequence MARTKQTARKSTGGKAPRKQLATKAARKSAPATGGVKKPHRYRPGTVALREIRRYQKSTELLIRKLPFQRLVREIAQDFKTDLRFQSSAVMALQEASEAYLVGLFEDTNLCAIHAKRVTIMPKDIQLARRIRGERA encoded by the coding sequence ATGGCCAGGACCAAGCAGACAGCGCGCAAATCGACTGGAGGCAAAGCTCCTCGCAAACAGCTGGCTACCAAAGCGGCCCGCAAGAGCGCTCCAGCCACGGGCGGAGTGAAGAAACCTCATCGCTACAGACCCGGCACTGTGGCTCTGAGGGAGATCCGCCGCTACCAGAAATCCACCGAGCTGCTGATCCGCAAACTGCCCTTCCAGCGCCTGGTGCGAGAGATCGCTCAGGACTTCAAGACAGACCTGCGCTTCCAGAGCTCCGCCGTCATGGCCCTGCAGGAGGCCAGCGAGGCTTACCTGGTGGGGCTCTTTGAGGACACCAACCTGTGCGCCATCCACGCCAAGCGAGTCACCATCATGCCCAAAGACATCCAGCTGGCCCGCCGCATCCGCGGGGAACGCGCCTAA
- the LOC119961050 gene encoding histone H2AX-like → MSGRGKTSGKARAKAKSRSSRAGLQFPVGRVHRHLRKGNYAQRVGAGAPVYLAAVLEYLTAEILELAGNAARDNKKTRIIPRHLQLAVRNDEELNKLLGGVTIAQGGVLPNIQAVLLPKKTSASSGKK, encoded by the coding sequence ATGTCTGGAAGAGGAAAGACCAGCGGTAAAGCTCGGGCCAAGGCCAAGTCTCGCTCCTCCCGGGCTGGACTGCAGTTCCCGGTGGGCCGTGTTCACAGGCACCTGAGAAAGGGTAACTATGCCCAGCGTGTGGGTGCCGGAGCCCCGGTCTATCTGGCTGCTGTGCTCGAGTATCTGACCGCTGAAATCCTCGAGCTGGCCGGGAACGCGGCCCGGGACAACAAGAAGACCCGCATCATCCCCAGACACCTGCAGCTGGCCGTCCGCAACGACGAGGAGCTCAACAAGCTGCTGGGAGGGGTGACCATCGCTCAGGGCGGGGTGCTGCCTAATATCCAGGCCGTGCTGCTGCCCAAGAAAACCAGTGCCAGCTCCGGCAAGAAGTGA